Genomic window (Candidatus Schekmanbacteria bacterium RIFCSPLOWO2_02_FULL_38_14):
CCACATCCGCTAAAAATCCTCTCTCCTGGGAAATGTCCTCCTTTGATAATTTCTTTTAGAGAAAAAGCAGAACTGTTAGAACAGGCTGGGATTGACATTCTCGCCTGCCTTCACTTTGACAGGGAATTTGCAGGGTTAAATCCTTCTGAATTTGTTGATAAAATTATAGTTGAAGGAATTGGGGCAAAAGAAGTTTTTGTCGGCTATGATTTTGCATTTGGAAAGGGACGCGAAGGAGATACCAATACCTTAAAAAAGTTAGGGAAAAAATTTGGGTTTGATGTTAATGTTGTTGAACCGATTAGAGTTGCGAACAAAACAGTCAGCAGTACCTTGATAAGGAATCTGATAAGAGAAGGGAATGTGAGAGAGGCATCAATTTATCTTGGAAGGTATTATTCAGTAAGGGGAAGAATTATTGGCGGGGATAAGAGAGGTAGAAAATTAGGTTTTCCCACAGCGAATATCCATCCTCACCACGAACTTATACCAAAAGAAGGGGTTTACATAGGAGAAGTACACCTTCACGACAACAAGAATTACAAGAGCCTTATCAACATTGGAACAAGGCCAACGTTTGGAGAACATGAACTGAACATAGAAGCCTTCATTTTTGATTTTGATAAAGATATTTATGGTGAATTTCTAAAGGTATCATTTTTAGAAAGAATCAGGGATGAGGTTCGGTTTGAAACTTCAGAGCTTCTGATTTCACAAATGACTGAGGACTTAAAAAAAGCTAAGAAATTTTTTGGGGAGTAAGATAATTTCAAAAAAAAGAATTATTTTCTGGGCAGGTATACTTGTAAGCATCTTGTTTCTTTATCTTTTTCTCTTTGGCATTGAATTTACTGTTCAGGGAAAGAAGATTGTCTATCCGGGAGTTGATTTCAAAGAAGTCGGAAGGGCAATGAGCAACGCAAATTATTTTTATATCCTTCCATATTATATCCTCTATATGCTTATGTTTTTTATAAGGGCAGTAAGGTGGGGATATTTTATGGAACCAATAAAGAAGGTTTCTCTCTCAAGCCTTCTTTCAGCTACTTTCATAGGGTTTATGGGTAACTGTATTTTCCCTGCAAGGGCTGGTGAGGTCATAAGGCCTGTGCTCATTGGAATGAAGGAAAAAGTCAGCAAGAGCGCTTGTTTTGCTACGATAGTTGTGGAAAGGATCTTTGACATGACCACGCTGTTGCTTTTTTCAGGATTTATTTTAATTTACTTCCCATTTCCTTCAGATTTGGGGAACATCGGAAAAAGTCTTAAGACGGCAGGAATTGGTATTGCAATAATGACTTTTCTGCTTATAATTTTTCTCGTTCTTCTGAAAACAAAAACAGAGCTTGTTCTTAAGATAATGAAAAAGGTCTTTTCAATACTTCCTGAAAAAATGTCAGATAATCTTATAAAATT
Coding sequences:
- a CDS encoding riboflavin biosynthesis protein RibF, with protein sequence MKIIRGFPEKEERLKTPIIALGNFDGVHLGHQEILKRVVEKARRKGGTGIVVTFEPHPLKILSPGKCPPLIISFREKAELLEQAGIDILACLHFDREFAGLNPSEFVDKIIVEGIGAKEVFVGYDFAFGKGREGDTNTLKKLGKKFGFDVNVVEPIRVANKTVSSTLIRNLIREGNVREASIYLGRYYSVRGRIIGGDKRGRKLGFPTANIHPHHELIPKEGVYIGEVHLHDNKNYKSLINIGTRPTFGEHELNIEAFIFDFDKDIYGEFLKVSFLERIRDEVRFETSELLISQMTEDLKKAKKFFGE